One genomic region from Euleptes europaea isolate rEulEur1 chromosome 6, rEulEur1.hap1, whole genome shotgun sequence encodes:
- the CHRM5 gene encoding muscarinic acetylcholine receptor M5 translates to MEEKIYNNSTNGTTTNHKHPEGHSLWEVITIATVTAILSLITIVGNVLVMISFKVNSQLKTVNNYYLLSLACADLIIGIFSMNLYTSYILIGHWSLGSLACDLWLALDYVASNASVMNLLVISFDRYFSITRPLTYRAKRTPKRAGIMIGLAWLISFVLWAPVILCWQYFVGERTVPPGECQIQFLYEPIVTFGTAIAAFYIPVSVMTILYCRIYKETEKRTKDLAELQGSHSVAEFEMIKPQKALLKSCFSCKQQNLVKRERCQASWSSSSRSTSATAKVSQIQNACHDWSKADQLTTCSSYASSEEEDKHASDSVFQVAYSNPAKANDEEHKEEKREAFIKDQSREIDYETQKYFLTPTKDHVQKSNKCVAYKFRLVVKADGTPETNNGCRKVKITPCSASLSKDPSIKSMDPNINHQITKRKRMVLIKERKAAQTLSAILLAFIITWTPYNIMVLVSTFCSDCIPPTLWHLGYWLCYVNSTVNPICYALCNKTFRKTFKLLLFCQWKKKKMEEKLYWQGNTKLP, encoded by the coding sequence ATGGAAGAAAAAATCTATAACAATTCAACCAATGGTACAACTACTAACCATAAACATCCAGAAGGACACAGTCTTTGGGAAGTAATTACCATTGCTACTGTAACAGCCATTTTAAGTTTAATAACCATTGTGGGGAATGTTCTTGTAATGATATCCTTCAAAGTCAACAGCCAACTCAAGACCGTGAACAATTACTATTTACTCAGTCTTGCTTGTGCAGACCTTATCATTGGAATATTCTCTATGAATCTTTATACGTCCTACATATTAATAGGTCACTGGTCTCTTGGAAGTCTGGCATGTGACTTGTGGCTAGCTCTGGATTATGTAGCTAGCAATGCCTCAGTGATGAATTTGCTAGTTATCAGCTTTGACCGTTATTTTTCTATTACAAGACCATTGACCTACAGGGCTAAACGCACACCCAAAAGGGCTGGCATTATGATTGGCCTAGCTTGGTTAATTTCCTTTGTCCTGTGGGCACCAGTAATCTTATGTTGGCAGTACTTTGTAGGGGAGCGAACTGTCCCACCAGGAGAATGCCAGATACAATTTTTGTATGAACCCATTGTCACCTTCGGTACTGCAATTGCGGCTTTCTATATCCCAGTTTCAGTGATGACAATTTTGTATTGCCGTATTTATAAAGAGACTGAAAAACGCACCAAGGACCTGGCTGAACTTCAAGGGTCCCATTCTGTGGCTGAGTTTGAAATGATAAAGCCTCAGAAAGCTCTTCTAAAGTCCTGCTTTAGTTGCAAGCAACAAAATTTGGTCAAAAGGGAAAGATGCCAGGCTTCATGGTCTTCATCCAGCCGAAGTACTTCCGCAACAGCAAAAGTATCTCAGATCCAAAATGCTTGTCATGACTGGTCTAAGGCAGACCAGCTAACCACCTGCAGCAGCTATGCATCCTCAGAAGAGGAGGATAAACATGCCTCTGATTCCGTCTTTCAAGTAGCTTATAGTAACCCAGCAAAAGCCAATGATGAAGAGCATaaagaagagaaaagggaagcTTTTATAAAAGACCAGTCTAGGGAAATCGACTATGAAACCCAGAAATACTTTCTAACACCAACCAAAGACCATGTTCAAAAAAGTAACAAATGCGTAGCTTATAAATTCCGCTTGGTGGTTAAAGCTGATGGAACCCCAGAAACCAACAATGGCTGCCGAAAAGTAAAAATCACTCCTTGTTCTGCTTCTTTATCCAAGGACCCTTCCATCAAAAGCATGGATCCAAATATAAACCATCAAATcactaaaagaaaaagaatggttCTTATTAAGGAACGTAAAGCAGCACAGACTTTAAGTGCCATTCTTCTAGCTTTCATAATCACTTGGACGCCCTATAATATAATGGTTTTGGTCTCCACATTCTGCTCAGATTGTATTCCTCCGACACTGTGGCACCTTGGCTACtggttatgctatgtgaatagtACTGTTAATCCAATCTGTTATGCTCTCTGTAACAAAACTTTCAGAAAAACCTTTAAATTGTTGCTCTTTTGtcagtggaagaagaaaaaaatggaagaaaagttATATTGGCAGGGTaatacaaagctgccttaa